A single region of the Cucumis melo cultivar AY chromosome 3, USDA_Cmelo_AY_1.0, whole genome shotgun sequence genome encodes:
- the LOC103488414 gene encoding beta-1,3-galactosyltransferase 7, with amino-acid sequence MKNRGLRKVSAKWVPFFCLAFFLFGMLLTSSGRMWTPKQSDSRLVSRLQNEQQQLWSVSEGITTNQKSMEDKRVLAEFHKTQAAIQSLGRQVSTLKTEMAAARKVTPPDINLPSDRNHFPRKKMFIVIGINTAFSSRKRRDTVRETWMPQGEKLLQLEREKGIIIRFMIGHSAKSNSILDRAIDSEDAQHKDFLRLEHIEGYHVLSAKTKIFFTTAYAKWDADFYIKVDDDVHVNLGALATTLATHRTKPRVYMGCMKSGPVLSDRNEKYHEPEYWKFGEDGNKYFRHATGQIYAISNDLASYISTNRQILHKYANEDVSLGAWFIGLEVEHIDDHSMCCPTELDCELKAQAGNACIASFDWKCSGICESVERMKEIHEKCGEKNDTLWTASF; translated from the exons AAAGGTTTCTGCTAAATGGGTTCCTTTCTTTTGCCTCGCTTTCTTCCTCTTTGGGATGCTTCTCACTTCCAGTGGCAG GATGTGGACGCCAAAGCAATCGGATTCACGCCTTGTTTCCCGGCTACAAAATGAACAGCAACAACTCTGGAGTGTTTCTGAAGGCATCACTACGAATCAG AAATCTATGGAGGACAAGAGAGTGTTGGCGGAGTTTCACAAAACACAGGCAGCAATTCA ATCTCTAGGCAGGCAAGTTTCTACATTGAAGACGGAAATGGCTGCAGCTCGGAAGGTTACTCCTCCTGACATTAATCTGCCATCAGATAGAAATCATTTCCCAAGGAAGAAGATGTTCATAGTGATTGGAATCAATACTGCCTTTAGCAGTAGAAAGCGGCGTGATACTGTGAGGGAGACATGGATGCCTCAAG GGGAAAAACTCTTGCAATTGGAGCGCGAGAAGGGAATTATCATTAGGTTCATGATTGGCCATAG TGCAAAGTCCAACAGTATCTTGGACCGTGCCATTGACTCAGAAGATGCTCAACACAAGGATTTTCTAAGGCTG GAGCACATTGAAGGGTACCATGTCTTGTCTGCAAAAACAAAGATTTTCTTCACCACGGCTTATGCTAAATGGGATGCTGACTTCTATATTAAGGTTGATGATGATGTCCATGTCAATTTAG GTGCTTTAGCTACAACTCTTGCGACTCATCGTACTAAGCCGAGAGTGTACATGGGATGTATGAAATCTGGACCCGTTCTCTCTGACAG GAATGAGAAataccatgaaccagaatattGGAAGTTCGGAGAGGATGGAAACAAGTATTTCAGACACGCAACTGGACAGATTTATGCAATCTCAAATGATTTAGCTTCTTATATCTCAACCAACCG GCAAATATTGCACAAGTATGCAAATGAGGATGTTTCACTTGGAGCGTGGTTCATTGGTCTCGAGGTCGAGCATATTGATGACCACAGCATGTGCTGCCCCACGGAACTAG ATTGTGAGTTGAAAGCACAAGCGGGGAATGCTTGCATTGCTTCATTTGATTGGAAGTGCAGTGGGATATGCGAGTCAGTggagagaatgaaagaaattCATGAGAAGTGCGGGGAAAAGAATGACACTCTGTGGACTGCTTCCTTCTGA
- the LOC127148461 gene encoding uncharacterized protein LOC127148461, producing the protein MTSTSTSTDGPFYKINPSHHFYSLVSCLSHLEKTTHNIKAKLKPDQLALFRKTKFGHFLDLNIVFNGPLIHYLLLREVEDEGKDSISFLLGGVVCTFGRREFNIVTGLWGPKEDYIQLGGNSRLLEKFFKDKDCVYVSDLEDIFLEYEGDDDDIVKLALVYFIEISLLGKDRRTKVDIGFLKIADDWNSFNNYDWGRIVFVRTLSALKRALDKQYAKGKKKSTQTKKYTINGFPHALQVWAYESIPTIIGCGVDKVNDHAIPRMLRWVCQQSPKSQTISQVFDSPMVSSKQ; encoded by the exons atgacatcgacttcaacatcgaccgacggacccttctacaagattaatccttcccatcatttttattccctagtaagctgtttgtctcatttggaaaagacaacacataatattaaggccaaactcaaacccgatcaattagccttatttaggaaaacaaagtttgggcactttttggacctaaatattgtcttcaatgggccactcatccactacttactgttaagggaggtggaagatgaaggaaaggattctataagtttcctactagggggcgttgtttgtactttcggtaggagagagtttaacatcgtaactggactatggggtcctaaagaggactatattcagttgggtgggaacagtcgactgttggagaagtttttcaaagacaaggactgtgtttacgttagcgacttagaagatatatttttggaatacgagggtgatgacgatgatatcgtcaaattagctttagtctactttatagagatatctttgttgggaaaagataggcgaaccaaagtggacattggttttttgaagattgctgatgattggaattcatttaataattatgattggggtcggattgtttttgtacgcacgctaagtgcattgaaaagagccttggacaagcaatatgccaagggaaagaagaaatcaacacagacaaaaaaatatactatcaatggatttccgcatgcattacag gtttgggcatatgagtctataccaaccatcattggatgtggtgtagataaagtaaacgatcatgccataccacgaatgctgaggtgggtgtgccaacaatcaccaaagtcccaaactataagccaggtgtttgactcgccaatggtaagtagcaagcaatag